The following are from one region of the Lytechinus pictus isolate F3 Inbred chromosome 4, Lp3.0, whole genome shotgun sequence genome:
- the LOC129259123 gene encoding adenylate kinase 9-like isoform X35 gives MEILKTMAENEEETNLPQFGAPTPSVTIDMLETRPNTHILLDSVTPAAGEGVHRGGSRLDPAGGAVSRALSVVSGSNAQESHISDMIKRMEEDPFDEDQTELRFLHSKPTCFIILGKPGVGKTTLAKRLAQAWRCQMVNVTELMLQHINLQTEMGVRLQEILHKGGAVPEELAVKLIEDKINSPEVAHHGYVLDDFPCVNEEYMNASDQLEFIKNWKLKPDFIINLRIPDEDLEMRRIGQRVDSLNNTLYAQDVWNPEKPEPQQKKGGGEDEEEEDEEEEEEEEPEMNLDPEMGEEEKIELTMEIIERLVQRPEDLKPHAAESIDAYKDKLLKMFEDYMADHDQQYLIEMDGNKTAPFLFRELMNKLNTYILRRAAVPIRLQNAEEEDIPDDIETEELMRTLGGTNLVAPRYRWRRSKWARACPVELQKGNVVQGKPEFAVGFLDKIYVMSGPDAMETFLKNPRPYLVSPQPRPPCKLCVVGPPLSGKTSLCHLLSHKFNARVLDVNELIKSRMESHKGKQIELAKQEAIESAVATIKAKLREKEEKKSRIKAAEETEGEAEASEEKEEEGETTAQDSVTGVTEGDGTETIAASQHPTEDLSTITGVAPTVSQISEDVDENHPEVIQMVEAAVKEAEKLSYPIGADQYADCVEEAVVEIHRELRKKDPNGPGAGGWIIDNFPQSRDHWTVLLDRGLAPDEVICLKDSSENGLYLMKRWYRLNRDEVDTKARERKEAEEREKQRVLDDARIQEELEKEEAAKAAAAAVEEGGDEDAAKTQEEKPEGEKEEGDQEGEAEGEKDGEKDGEAAGEGGAGGGEEGEASPTSGGGVEGDAAPGVSDGEQKPKEGTTTDADLTTTVTSYEEKAKTEEEEEEEDKPPPVPVPEEDPLPPDGPETSKFKDQRNEFEREWPSIQALLTGTINLDPIQIEIENKKTEDIIKESHTMVELPYTYRPWEYNSIDMDEEDEDAAAEADEEGDEMEEEEDEEVTKNKKKQFGDTKHFCPVALKEKFVLWPSNPEIAAKYREKVYYCSNPEARDKFIAEPTTFVAKGRPFQPPPVRLLMLGPKGAGKSLHARAMADKLGLFHISFKDRLQELIIKKTKKKIGPEFEEEEEEPEEEEPEEEEPVEGLKDGIPVVSEPNDAAAAEQTEEDNEEGGEEEQEVELNEFEENIKGNLMGDESLSIDSLEKIIPDWWNLEPYKSTGFILEGFPRTSEEAQFMAENGFFPDAAILLNVEDSDITSRMLPPKLEKWRKRRDRRVARREKRKAKKKKEREEAIKKRRQELISEADDRKAKRQAELRAQRAADRDSDDSEPSDEEGFDDEEEEDIEAMLAEEFEEEEEEEEEEEELEEDAVERLKNEIGEVYDDDTSRIAGLQETLDEIMIPRMELNGGRKPHIVRFTLEQSLRPVQEFRESLFEKVYPIREMVARKMLQIGYKHQSRFGRWCPVKLLEGDCIQPMQGHTYPTFPAVYRQHIYFMSTPQAREEFVMHPLKYLKQPSPKPVVPVRMAIIGPPKSGKTSLANRFASDYGMMRLSIGEAVRFILTQQPKTQLAKLINAQIKKGIPLPDELAIRALEVNLLDTRSSTRGYVLDGYPVSKHQVDLMTEHGIIPVVILELSVDSRELMVRGMKDRHSSERLLPLHDSAQILALKIAAWQKEITSVREYYKETHKNWVSVTGEKSKWWVWNRAADHSKDSVRRIQDYLQRISEGKAASIADMCITPKEFFSRLGDFGQYCPVSLAKDGELVDCAGQINLDNAAEFRGRYYKMENPEKVKEFLARPELYVPPQAPRALPPPELLPKRRTAIDAKKMFPMQIELQGYCPVTYLDGKLRYEAILPGNPDLIVEYRENMYCFDSEEKLQKFMRYPERYYNLKLPHKLPPRKDPLLVTSLPMLGYMEQTISTAITKALTATGCFKPKFPFVSPSRSALLYLAFHLKAYNPKSSDYVRKKYRKKLDQFEEHCELIRYLGNQMGPRSRSPKELPIDFDHKMLLFLNLKGREPTPSTLVAM, from the exons ATGGAGATCTTGAAAACTATGGCGGAGAACGAG GAAGAAACAAATTTACCCCAGTTTGGGGCCCCAACCCCAAGTGTAACAATAGACATGTTAGAGACCCGTCCAAACACCCATATTCTGCTGGATTCAGTGACACCAGCAGCTGGAGAGGGGGTGCACAGAGGAGGTAGTAGGCTAGACCCTGCAGGCGGTGCTGTGAGCAGGGCATTGAGTGTCGTTAGTGGAAGCAATGCACAGGAAAGTCACATCTCGGATATGATCAAACGTATGGAGGAAGATCCCTTTGATGAAGACCAG ACTGAGCTTCGTTTCCTCCACTCTAAGCCCACATGTTTCATCATCCTGGGTAAACCTGGTGTTGGTAAGACCACCTTAGCCAAGAGGTTAGCCCAGGCATGGAGATGTCAGATGGTGAATGTAACGGAGTTGATGCTCCAGCATATTAACCTCCAGACGGAGATGGGTGTAAGACTCCAGGAGATCCTTCATAAAGGTGGAGCAGTCCCAGAGGAGCTTGCCGTCAAGCTGATAGAGGATAAGATTAACTCGCCAGAGGTGGCACATCATG GTTATGTTTTGGATGATTTCCCCTGTGTAAATGAAGAGTACATGAATGCTTCAGATCAATTAGAATTTATCAAGAATTGGAAACTTAAACCAGATTTCATCATCAACTTGAGG ATACCTGATGAAGACCTTGAGATGAGGCGGATTGGACAACGAGTAGATTCACTAAACAACACACTGTATGCACAGGATGTATGGAACCCTGAGAAACCAGAACCACAGCAGaagaaaggaggaggagaagatgaagaggaggaagatgaagaagaggaggaggaagaagaaccAGAAATGAATCTAGACCCTGAAATG ggagaggaagagaagaTTGAATTGACGATGGAGATTATTGAGAGATTGGTTCAGAGACCTGAAGATCTTAAGCCCCATGCCGCTGAGAGTATCGATGCTTACAAAGATAAACTACTCAAGATGTTTGAG GATTATATGGCAGATCATGATCAGCAATACCTGATTGAGATGGACGGGAACAAAACGGCTCCTTTCCTCTTCAGAGAACTCATGAACAAACTCAATACCTACATCCTCCGTCGGGCTGCCGTACCAATCCGCCTCCAGAACGCTGAGGAAGAAGACATCCCTGACGATATTGAGACAGAAGAACTTATGAGGACATTGGGCGGGACCAATTTGGTTGCCCCAAGATACAGGTGGAGGAGGAGCAAGTGGGCGAGGGCGTGTCCTGTTGAGCTCCAGAAAGGGAATGTTGTCCAGGGAAAGCCGGAATTCGCAGTTGG ATTCTTGGATAAGATCTATGTAATGTCAGGCCCTGATGCTATGGAGACCTTCTTGAAGAACCCTCGTCCATACCTAGTTAGTCCTCAGCCTAGACCTCCATGTAAGCTGTGCGTAGTAGGACCACCTCTTTCAGGGAAGACATCGCTGTGTCATCTGCTCTCTCACAAGTTCAATGCAAGG GTACTAGATGTGAATGAACTAATCAAATCACGGATGGAGTCTCACAAAGGCAAGCAGATTGAACTAGCTAAACAAGAAGCCATAGAGTCAGCTGTAGCAACAATCAAAGCCAAACtcagagaaaaggaagaaa AGAAATCAAGAATAAAGGCGGCTGAAGAAACTGAAGGAGAAGCTGAGGCTTcagaggagaaagaagaagaag GCGAGACCACTGCCCAGGATTCTGTTACAGGAGTGACTGAAGGAGACGGTACAGAGACCATTGCTGCGTCACAGCATCCCACCGAAGACCTGTCTACCATTACCGGGGTTGCTCCTACTGTATCACAGATATCTGAAGATGTGGATGAAAACCACCCAGAG GTGATCCAAATGGTAGAAGCTGCAGTGAAGGAAGCTGAGAAGCTCTCCTATCCCATAGGTGCTGATCAGTATGCAGACTGTGTAGAGGAAGCTGTAGTTGAGATACATAGAGAACTCAGAAAGAAAGATCCTAATGGACCTGG TGCTGGTGGATGGATCATTGATAACTTCCCTCAATCCCGGGACCACTGGACAGTCTTGCTTGACCGTGGTCTGGCCCCTGATGAGGTCATCTGCCTCAAGGACAGCAGTGAGAACGGTCTTTACCTGATGAAGCGATGGTACAGACTCAACAGAGATGAGGTGGACACCAAGGCGAGAGAGAGGAAAGAagcagaagagagagagaaacaaaggGTCTTAGACGATGCAAG GATACAAGAGGAACTTGAGAAGGAAGAAGCGGCTAAAGCAGCAGCAGCGGCAGTAGAAGAgggtggtgatgaagatg CAGCAAAAACGCAGGAAGAGAAAcctgaaggagaaaaagaagaaggagaccAAGAAGGAGAAGCAGAAGGAGAAAAGGATGGAGAGAAGGATGGAGAGGCAGCTGGAGAAGGAGGAGCAGGAGGTGGAGAGGAAGGAGAAG CTTCTCCCACTTCTGGTGGAGGGGTGGAGGGTGATGCAGCACCGGGCGTGTCTGATGGTGAACAAAAACCCAAAG AAGGCACTACAACTGATGCAGACCTTACTACTACTGTAACTTCTTATGAAGAAAAAG CTAAGActgaggaagaagaagaggaagaggataAACCTCCTCCTGTTCCTGTCCCTGAAGAAGACCCTCTTCCTCCCGATGGTCCAGAGACAAGCAAGTTCAAAGATCAGAGGAATGAGTTTGAGAGAGAGTGGCCGTCCATCCAAGCTCTACTCACAGGAACTATCAACCTTGATCCGATCCAGATAGAGATTGAGAACAAGAAGACTGAGGATATCATCAAGGAATCACATACCATGGTGGAAC TACCGTACACCTACAGACCATGGGAGTATAATAGTATTGATATGGATGAAGAGGATGAAGATGCAGCAGCTGAAGCTGATGAGGAGGGAGATGAGATGGAGGAAGAAGAG gaTGAGGAAGTCACTAAGAATAAGAAGAAGCAGTTTGGTGATACCAAGCACTTCTGTCCTGTAGCTCTGAAGGAGAAGTTTGTCCTATGGCCTAGTAACCCAGAGATAGCAGCTAAGTACAGGGAGAAGGTCTACTACTGTTCCAACCCAGAGGCTAGGGATAAGTTCATCGCTGAACCAACCACGTTTGTGGCTAAAGGAAGGCCGTTTCAG CCTCCTCCAGTTCGGCTGTTAATGCTTGGCCCCAAGGGTGCAGGCAAGTCCCTCCATGCAAGAGCTATGGCAGACAAACTAGGCCTGTTCCACATCAGCTTCAAAGATCGGCTCCAGGAACTCATCATCAAGAAGACCAAGAAGAAGATAGGACCAGAGtttgaagaggaggaggaggagccaGAAGAGGAAGAGCCAGAAGAGGAAGAGCCAGTAGAAGGACTGAAGGATGGAATACCAGTTGTATCAGAACCAAATGATG CTGCTGCTGCAGAACAGACTGAGGAGGACAATGAAGAAGGG GGAGAGGAGGAGCAGGAGGTGGAGTTGAATGAGTTTGAAGAGAACATCAAGGGTAACCTAATGGGTGATGAATCACTCAGCATAGACTCACTGGAGAAGATTATACCAGACTGGTGGAATTTAGAACCTTACAA ATCAACTGGTTTCATCTTGGAAGGGTTCCCTCGCACCTCCGAGGAAGCTCAATTCATGGCTGAAAATGGCTTTTTCCCAGACGCTGCTATCCTGCTCAATGTAGAAGATTCAGACATCACAAGCAGAATGCTCCCGCCCAAGCTGGAGAAATGGCGTAAGCGACGTGATCGCAGGGTGGCACGGAGAGAGAAGCGTAAGgccaagaagaagaaggagcGAGAGGAGGCGATCAAGAAGCGACGACAAGAACTCATCTCAGAGGCGGATGATAGGAAAGCAAAGAGACAG GCAGAGTTAAGG GCTCAGAGAGCAGCAGATAGAGACAGCGATGACTCAGAACCATCAGATGAAGAAGGGTTTGATGATGAGGAAGAGGAAGATATCGAGGCTATGCTGGCTGAAGAGTttgaagaagaggaggaagaagaggaagaggaggaggagttAGAAGAAGACGCCGTTGAGAGACTGAAGAATGAAATTGGCGAGGTGTATGATGATGATACAAGTCGCATCGCAGGCTTACAg GAAACTCTTGACGAGATCATGATCCCTCGGATGGAACTGAACGGAGGTCGCAAGCCTCACATTGTCCGCTTCACCCTTGAGCAGAGTCTGAGACCCGTCCAGGAGTTTAGAGAGAGTCTCTTTGAGAAGGTGTATCCTATCAGGGAGATGGTAGCTAGGAAGATGCTACAGATTGGTTATAAACATCAGTCAAGGTTTGGAAGATGGTGTCCTGTAAAGCTACTGGAAGGAGACTGTATACAACCAATGCAG GGTCACACCTACCCAACGTTCCCAGCAGTATACCGTCAGCACATTTACTTCATGTCTACCCCTCAAGCTAGAGAGGAGTTTGTCATGCATCCATTGAAGTATCTGAAGCAACCGTCTCCCAAGCCTGTTGTCCCTGTAAGGATGGCCATCATTGGACCACCAAAGTCTGGAAAAACTTCAT TGGCCAACCGATTTGCATCAGATTACGGTATGATGAGACTGTCTATCGGTGAAGCAGTCAGGTTTATCTTGACCCAACAACCCAAGACACAGCTAGCTAAACTTATCAATGCTCAGATCAAGAAGGGTATCCCGCTCCCTGATGAACTTGCCATACGAGCCCTAGAGGTCAATCTCCTTGATACGAGGTCATCGACCAGAGG CTACGTCCTTGATGGTTACCCAGTCTCCAAACACCAGGTTGATCTAATGACAGAGCACGGTATTATCCCAGTGGTTATTCTTGAGCTTAGTGTTGATAGCAGGGAACTCATGGTCAGAGGAATGAAAGATAGACATTCTTCAGAAAG gtTGTTACCGCTCCATGACAGCGCCCAGATCTTAGCTCTGAAGATTGCTGCCTGGCAGAAAGAGATTACTTCTGTGAGGGAGTATTATAAAGAGACTCATAAGAACTGGGTCAGTGTGACAGGAGAGAAGTCTAAGTGGTGGGTTTGGAACAGAGCTGCTGACCATTCTAAGGACAGCGTTCGTAGGATACAAGACTATCTGCAGAGGATATCAGAGG GCAAGGCAGCATCTATCGCTGACATGTGTATCACACCAAAGGAGTTCTTCTCCCGTCTTGGTGACTTTGGCCAGTACTGTCCAGTCAGCCTGGCCAAAGATGGTGAGCTGGTGGACTGCGCCGGACAGATCAACCTAGACAACGCTGCAGAATTCCGCGGTCGCTACTACAAGATGGAGAACCCTGAGAAGGTCAAGGAGTTCCTGGCCAGACCAGAACTCTATGTGCCACCTCAAGCTCCTAGAGCATTACCTCCTCCAGAGCTGCTGCCTAAGAGGAGAACAGCCATTGATGCTAAGAAGATGTTCCCTATGCAGATTGAGCTGCAGGGATACTGTCCTGTTACCTACCTGGATGGAAAGCTGAG GTATGAAGCAATCCTTCCAGGCAACCCGGATCTTATTGTGGAGTACAGGGAAAATATGTACTGCTTTGATTCTGAAGAAAAACTGCAGAAATTCATGAG GTATCCTGAGCGTTACTACAACCTGAAGTTACCTCACAAGTTACCACCCAGGAAGGACCCTCTCCTTGTGACCTCACTGCCTATGTTAGGTTATATGGAACAAACAATCTCAACTGCTATCACCAAGGCTCTTACTGCAACGGGCTGCTTCAAACCAAAGTTCCCCTTCGTCTCACCCTCAAGATCAGCGTTGCTATATCTGGCATTCCATCTCAAAG CGTACAACCCCAAGAGCTCCGACTATGTTCGCAAGAAGTACCGCAAGAAACTGGACCAGTTTGAGGAGCACTGTGAACTCATCCGTTACCTAGGCAACCAGATGGGACCACGATCTCGTAGTCCCAAAGAGCTTCCTATTGACTTTGATCACAAGATGCTTCTCTTTCTCAATCTAAAAGGACGAGAGCCTACACCATCAACATTGGTCGCTATGTAA